The Mycteria americana isolate JAX WOST 10 ecotype Jacksonville Zoo and Gardens chromosome 25, USCA_MyAme_1.0, whole genome shotgun sequence genome includes a window with the following:
- the SETDB1 gene encoding histone-lysine N-methyltransferase SETDB1 isoform X3: MCYGSRVSSAFSHLFVVSGTAEMDSQEIKELQQEVMEALGISMEELQDIIDKELEKFECVKQRKQQLEELEKCVKQKEEEVARVDRLFDDASRAIDKCEILVKDLYSKLGLQYRESSSEDEDLAAKPMEVIEIPDEDDDDVMSIDSGWKHSNSSPRIAKDQTLLREAMAAMRKSAQDVQKFMDAVNRKTNAQDAQKDAQTPQETPGTLQPVGPAAAGSDLSNDGDLHVGMRILGKKRTKTWHKGTLIAIQTVGAGKKYKVKFDNKGKSLLSGNHIAYDYHPSPEKHYVGSRVVAKYKDGNQVWLYAGIVAETPNVKNKDRFLIFFDDGYASYVKEWELYPICRPLKKTWEDIEDVSCRDFIEEYITAYPNRPMVLLKNGQLIKTEWEGTWWKSRVEEVDGSLVKILFLDDKRCEWIYRGSTRLEPMFSMKTSTASTQEKKQSGQARTRPNVGAVRSKGPVVQYTQDLTGAGTQYKPLEQMQAASLAARSVSPQAAEMEHWPPAALYSSTWTDLLADLNDLRGTENSGSVVGLGGHGPNLIKLSHGQVAHVPPAARGPSGTFSEVQASAEGGLDEGGARPCDEGSVLENTRVSEPVPWDFSHFLGERDAVPVHFCHRCGFPIRIYGRLAPCQHVFCCDCALLHGQKGERRCPSCKEPVQQVNLYLPDALSV, translated from the exons ATGTGCTACGGCAGTAGGGTTTCATCGGCCTTTTCTCACCTCTTTGTGGTGTCAGGTACAGCAGAAATGGATTCCCAGGAGATCAAAGAGCTGCAGCAAGAAGTGATGGAAGCGCTGGGAATCTCCATGGAGGAGCTCCAGGATATCATCGACAAAGAGCTGGAGAAGTTTGAGTGCGTGAAGCAGAGGAAGCAACaactggaggagctggagaagtgtgtgaaacagaaggaagaagaggtcGCTCGCGTTGACCGGCTCTTTGATGACGCTTCGAG agCCATTGATAAATGCGAGATATTGGTGAAGGATCTGTACTCCAAGCTGGGCCTCCAGTACCGTGAGAGCAGTTCCGAGGACGAGGACTTGGCTGCCAAGCCCATGGAAGTGATTGAGATCCCAGATGAGGATGACGATGATGTCATGAGTATCGATTCGGGCTGGAAGCACA GCAACAGTAGTCCCAGAATCGCAAAGGATCAGACTCTG ctGCGGGAAGCCATGGCTGCAATGAGAAAGTCCGCCCAGGATGTTCAGAAATTTATGGATGCCgtgaacaggaaaacaaatgccCAGGATGCACAAAAAG ATGCACAGACCCCTCAGGAAACTCCTGGCACTCTCCAGCCCGTTGGCCCTGCAGCGGCTGGGAGCGATCTCAGCAATGACGGTGATCTGCACGTTGGCATGAGGATCCTGGGCAAGAAGAGAACCAAAACGTGGCACAAAGGGACTCTGATTGCAATCCAGACAGTCG GTGCTGGAAAGAAGTACAAAGTGAAATTTGATAATAAAGGCAAGAGTTTGCTTTCTGGCAATCACATTGCTTATGACTATCACCCTTCACCTGAGAAACACTACGTTGGCAGCAGGGTTGTGGCAAAATACAAAGATGGGAATCAGGTTTGGCTGTATGCTGGCATTGTGGCTGAAACCCCAAACGTGAAGAATAAAGACAG GTTCCTGATCTTCTTTGATGACGGCTACGCTTCATATGTCAAGGAGTGGGAGCTGTACCCAATCTGCAGGCCAC TGAAAAAGACCTGGGAAGACATAGAGGATGTTTCCTGTCGTGATTTCATTGAGGAGTACATCACGGCCTACCCCAACCGTCCCATGGTGCTGCTGAAGAATGGCCAACTGATCAAAACAGAGTGGGAAGGGACCTGGTGGAAATCCAGAGTGGAAGAAGTGGATGGCAGTCTGGTCAAAATCCTTTTCCTG gaTGACAAACGCTGTGAGTGGATTTACCGGGGTTCCACACGCCTCGAGCCCATGTTCAGCATGAAAACTTCCACAGCCTCCACccaagaaaagaagcaaagtggACAAGCAAGGACTCGTCCCAATGTTG GTGCTGTCAGGAGCAAAGGGCCCGTGGTACAATATACGCAAGATTTGACGGGAGCTGGTACCCAGTACAAACCTTTAGAGCAAATGCAGGCAGCCTCGCTGGCTGCACGGTCCGTTTCTCCGCAGGCTGCTGAGATGGA GCACTGGCCCCCGGCTGCCTTGTATTCCTCCACTTGGACTGACCTGCTCGCAGACCTCAATGACTTACGAGGCACTGAGAACTCGGGATCAGTGGTTGGTCTTGGTGGTCACGGACCAAACCTGATAAAGCTCAGCCACGGCCAAGTCGCACACGTGCCTCCTGCTGCCAGGGGCCCAAGCGGGACGTTCTCGGAGGTGCAGGCTAGTGCCGAAGGAGGCCTGGATGAAGGAGGAGCTCGGCCTTGTGATGAAGGGAGCGTGTTGGAGAACACCAGGGTATCTGAGCCTGTGCCCTGGGACTTCAGTCACTTTCTAGGGGAGAGAGATGCTGTCCCGGTTCATTTTTGTCACCGCTGTGGATTTCCTATCCGAATTTATGGACGCCTGGCCCCCTGCCAGCATGTCTTTTGCTGTGACTGTGCCTTGCTGCATGggcaaaagggagaaaggagatgtCCCAGCTGTAAGGAACCTGTGCAGCAAGTGAATCTTTATTTACCGGATGCTCTCTCGGTGTAG